The DNA window TACAAGATACTTGCTTGGAAGTTGTACACCTGCAAGAACAAGCTGGACGCCGAGAACGAGGCGTGAAAAATTGAGCGTTATGGCACTGAGATCTGCTTCGCAAGCCTTCCTCGAGAGAACATTGCATCCAGCGTAGTCTTCTGGCCGTATGAAGTTTGCGCCATTGGGACCAAAGGCGATGCCTGCTACAAGTGAAATGACTGCGCTCGTCTGTTAGTTATCGGCTTATTTAAGACGCTGCTGCCAAGAAAGAGCCAAGAGATCTAAAGTCTGGGGTAGATCTTACGGGCTTCGGAGAGGTAGTAGTTTTCTTTGAGGAGGTATGAGACAAGACCAAAAACGGAGATAAATCCGCCCAACAAAGCGACTACTATGTTGAAGTTTGTCGTCTGGAGAGGAATTGACCAGATGCTTTGAACCATTTTGAGATGAATATTGAGGAGGAAATGGAAATATCATTGAGATGACACAACTACATAGTACTAGCACACCTACCTACATAGGTATAGTTTGAGTTCCACATCAGAGTAGTCCGTGTCTTGACCAATCAAACGAAAGAAGCTTCATACTGCTTCGTTCACGTCTGATATAAGAAAGAGAAACCGTCTGGCAATGTGGGTTTGTTGGAGTGATCATCTATACCAAGAAAATCGACTCTTCGTGGAACATGACTAAGGGTATGTCTTGTTTAACAACAGAAGCCTCATACTTTTTCAGATCCTACTAATGCCAATAAAAACCATACAACAGACCCTATGACATGAGCAGCAACTACTTTGATCACAATGAAAcataaagagaaagagaaaactTGTTTCGTGTCGCACCTCGTATCTCGTATCTCAATGTCAGACATATCGGGAAGTGAGTATCGGGGCCTGCCCAAACCATAGGGCTGATGGACTTCGGAAACCGAATTGTTTAATGAACGACAATGTCGTGTCACGGTATATACAGAGCCTTGACAGTAGTACTAGGAGCCCATCTACGTATGCAAGTATAAATGGTTAGAGACTTTTGCATCAATACCTCCAATTCAATATCTCGTTCATCCCATCACCTAGATCAGAACTTCCTGAGATTCTCTATCAACATGCCGAACTCGGCATTCAGAAGCCCCGGTCTAGTCTTGGCCATCATATCCAGCGTCTCTCTATTCGCACTCATTCTCTATCGTGGCTACAGAGCCCGTCGCTTTTACCGGGATTTGGTAAACTCGACCATCCAACCTGTAGTCCATATATCTAACACATTCTAAAGCCTGGTCCTCCACATAGTTGGTTATGGGGTcacatctccatcttcagaGATATCACAAGGTTGATGCCTCCTAACTCCATGCCTCAGCTACATTACACCGAAATCGCACATCGATACAATCTTCATGGTATCTTCTATCTCGATCTTTGGCCCATCGGCCCAGGGCTAGTTATTATAACAGATCCAAAACTTATTGAGCAGGCTGCTGTCCCTAGGCCGTTGGTCCCGCACCCCATGACCAACACGTTCATGGCTTCCATGGTGGGAGAAAACAGCATTCCGACCAAAGGCGGTACGGAGTGGAGGAAGCTTCATAATTTAATGAGTCCTGCATTCTCGAACGCATATGCCCGTGGCCTGGTGGGCGTCATGGTCGATGCGAGTAGGATTCTCAGAAGCAAACTGGATGAGTTTTCGGCAACGGGTCAAGTATTCTCTATGGAAGATATGATGATCAAGTTGGTATTTAGAATTGTTTCTCGTCAAATTCTCAACGCCGGTTCCTATGCTCAAGAACAGGGGAGACAGGACCTTGCCAACATGAGAGAGCTAGTCGACCTTGCACAGGAAGAAAGCGATCCTCGCATCGCATACAACCTACTAGTACAAATTCCTCGACGTCTGAGAAGGTATTTTGTTCGAAGAAAACTCGAGACTTCCATTCTCGGATTTGTCTATAAGCGACTCAAGGTTCTTGTCAGAAAAGAGATTGTTCCATCGAGGCAAAATCCGACCAGCATTCTCGATCTTATGCTTCGTGAACATGTGGAATCTGCgataaaagagaagaaaaagggtcGTAATGGCGTTCTCAAGCTTTCTGGAGTTGAGGAGAAACAACTTCTTAGCTAGTGAGTCGTCTGTCTAATTGATACACCTAACACTCCACAGCTGACCTGAATAAAAGTCTGAGAATCTTATTGTTGGGTGGACATACTACATCTACAAATACTCTGACTGTAAGTTTAGGTACCAGCGGCTTGTTACCATTTCCAGTCTAATTTGTTTTCTCAGTATCTATTTATGCTTCTTTCTCAAGAGCCTCAGATAGTTGACAAGATGCGCCAAGAACACGCCCAACAATTAGGATCTGACCCTCAAACTACGATCCTCGACAACCCCGATATGTTATTCAAGCTTACATACACTGAAGCTGTCAT is part of the Fusarium poae strain DAOMC 252244 chromosome 4, whole genome shotgun sequence genome and encodes:
- a CDS encoding hypothetical protein (TransMembrane:1 (o6-27i)), producing the protein MPNSAFRSPGLVLAIISSVSLFALILYRGYRARRFYRDLPGPPHSWLWGHISIFRDITRLMPPNSMPQLHYTEIAHRYNLHGIFYLDLWPIGPGLVIITDPKLIEQAAVPRPLVPHPMTNTFMASMVGENSIPTKGGTEWRKLHNLMSPAFSNAYARGLVGVMVDASRILRSKLDEFSATGQVFSMEDMMIKLVFRIVSRQILNAGSYAQEQGRQDLANMRELVDLAQEESDPRIAYNLLVQIPRRLRRYFVRRKLETSILGFVYKRLKVLVRKEIVPSRQNPTSILDLMLREHVESAIKEKKKGRNGVLKLSGVEEKQLLSYLRILLLGGHTTSTNTLTYLFMLLSQEPQIVDKMRQEHAQQLGSDPQTTILDNPDMLFKLTYTEAVIKEVLRLYPVGSSLRLGPPGATVCHQGRHLPIDNSLVVMTNAHGIHYDPSLYSRHTTFQPERWLGQNKTHPGPRYFRPFGGDGRWCPGQNIAMYILRVVLVMIIGDYTFECADIKPNLMARTLHTDIDMAFGDIAFQELGLEGKPRDGMMMTVRKRA